The Helianthus annuus cultivar XRQ/B chromosome 16, HanXRQr2.0-SUNRISE, whole genome shotgun sequence genome includes a window with the following:
- the LOC110905987 gene encoding protein SPEAR1 yields the protein MNYFGDAAGNERSAGASSSRKGKKSNSNKPRQPQRGLGVAQLEKIRLNQLEFYPSNLHPQMSMGELDRSNMIYGLSQPSRDLRWCANNATFEAEHYVQPRTTRHLFQVDVEDSLWKNKRSDSMGSSNGISGSNGSQELDLELRLSL from the exons ATGAATTATTTTGGGGATGCTGCAGGAAATGAGAGATCAGCAGGAGCTTCATCTTCAAGAAAAGGGAAAAAGAGTAACTCAAACAAGCCAAGACAACCCCAGAGAGGCCTTGGTGTTGCGCAGTTAGAGAAGATTAGGCTTAACCAATTGGAGTTTTATCCGAGTAATCTGCATCCGCAG ATGAGCATGGGCGAACTAGATAGATCAAACATGATATATGGTCTGTCACAGCCTAGCAGAGACCTaag ATGGTGTGCAAACAACGCCACGTTTGAGGCTGAACACTATGTGCAACCAAGAACAACTAGACACCTCTTCCAAGTAGACGTAGAG GACTCATTGTGGAAGAATAAAAGGAGTGATTCTATGGGATCAAGCAATGGCATATCTGGCTCAAATGGCAGCCAAGAACTGGATTTAGAGCTAAGACTTTCGCTTTAA